From Erigeron canadensis isolate Cc75 chromosome 8, C_canadensis_v1, whole genome shotgun sequence, one genomic window encodes:
- the LOC122610940 gene encoding ankyrin repeat-containing protein NPR4-like has product MKTTSEACSITAALIVTIVFAAAITVPGGNDQERGTPLYKKEIAFIVFAISDAISLFSAASALLVFLSILTTRFAEIDFLVSLPRRLIIGLSALFISTASMMVAFSAILFLVFCDQRPWMLAPIGGLTCMPIAVMVTLQLPLLVDLFNSTYIPIFGKQKYIASGKFISNHPTLAYE; this is encoded by the coding sequence ATGAAAACAACTTCAGAAGCATGTAGCATTACTGCTGCATTAATTGTAACAATCGTATTTGCAGCAGCTATTACTGTACCTGGTGGAAACGATCAAGAAAGGGGCACCCCTTTGTATAAAAAAGAAATCGCCTTCATTGTCTTTGCAATAAGCGATGCAATATCGCTATTTTCAGCTGCTAGTGCACTGTTGGTGTTCTTATCAATCCTCACTACACGTTTCGCTGAAATAGATTTCCTGGTCAGTTTACCGAGACGGTTGATTATTGGTCTTTCCGCGCTATTCATCTCTACAGCTTCCATGATGGTAGCGTTTAGTGCAATCTTGTTTCTAGTCTTTTGTGATCAAAGACCATGGATGTTGGCACCTATTGGTGGGTTAACTTGTATGCCTATTGCAGTTATGGTTACTCTGCAATTGCCCCTCCTGGTTGACTTGTTCAATTCAACATATATCCCCATCTTTGGTAAGCAAAAGTACATAGCTAGTggtaaatttatttcaaaccaCCCTACGTTGGCATATGAATAG